A window from Kovacikia minuta CCNUW1 encodes these proteins:
- a CDS encoding glycoside hydrolase family 3 N-terminal domain-containing protein codes for MTPLLPDIDSLSLKEQIAQMMVVRASGYLFNHQIQYPAWEPRADVLQFWLQELGVGGVILLGGSAGELALRTHQLQSWSKIPLLLAADIEEGVGQRFSGATWFPPPLALAAIAQQHPHQAEQYAVQMGATTAQEARAIGLNWVLAPVVDVNNNPNNPVINVRAWGETPEIVSRLATAFIQGAQRHPVLTAAKHFPGHGDTAVDSHLELPVLDHSLERLYQIEIPPFKAAIVAGVDAVMSAHLQIPALDADYPATLSHRILTQELRQKMGFEGLIVTDALVMGAIANQYGANQAAVLAVEAGVDILMMPLDPPGAIDAVVAAVDAGRIAPERIRASVERIWKAKQKVASPTFATDTSHAWETLPPAIEAHSITTQLAQPDATNTVSEILQNSMQIRCPSSSWLNPSDKQNAHRNLIIVDDVLGCDFLTTQAPAIAIPQSFGYPLQRVDRHTPEILQKPDSTDHRLTLLQLFIRGNPFRGSAGLTQTAKDWFQYLLKTDQLHALVIYGNPYILEEFLATLPSPIPYVFTYGQMPAAQTIALKALFEQQLKV; via the coding sequence ATGACACCTTTGCTACCAGACATCGACTCCCTTTCCTTAAAAGAACAAATTGCCCAGATGATGGTTGTCCGCGCCTCTGGCTATTTGTTTAATCATCAGATTCAGTATCCAGCTTGGGAACCCAGGGCAGATGTTTTGCAATTCTGGTTGCAGGAATTGGGGGTGGGTGGGGTGATTTTGCTGGGGGGAAGTGCAGGGGAATTGGCGCTACGGACTCACCAACTTCAATCCTGGTCAAAAATTCCGCTGTTGCTGGCGGCAGATATTGAGGAAGGGGTGGGGCAACGATTCTCTGGGGCAACCTGGTTTCCACCACCACTGGCGCTGGCCGCGATCGCCCAACAGCATCCCCATCAGGCAGAACAGTATGCGGTGCAGATGGGTGCAACAACAGCTCAGGAAGCGCGGGCGATCGGGCTAAATTGGGTACTGGCTCCGGTTGTGGATGTGAACAATAATCCCAACAATCCGGTGATTAATGTGCGTGCTTGGGGTGAAACACCAGAGATCGTTAGTCGTTTGGCTACTGCCTTTATTCAAGGTGCCCAGCGCCATCCGGTGTTAACGGCTGCCAAGCATTTTCCGGGTCATGGGGATACCGCTGTGGATTCCCATCTGGAATTGCCTGTGCTGGATCATTCCCTGGAGCGGTTATATCAAATCGAAATTCCACCCTTTAAGGCGGCGATCGTGGCTGGAGTCGATGCCGTAATGAGTGCCCATCTGCAAATTCCAGCCCTGGATGCAGACTATCCAGCCACCCTGTCCCACCGAATTTTGACCCAGGAGTTGCGCCAAAAAATGGGATTTGAAGGGCTAATCGTGACCGATGCGCTGGTTATGGGAGCCATTGCCAATCAATATGGGGCGAACCAGGCGGCTGTTTTGGCAGTGGAAGCTGGGGTTGATATTTTAATGATGCCGCTCGACCCACCGGGCGCGATCGACGCCGTGGTTGCCGCTGTCGATGCCGGACGCATTGCACCCGAACGAATTCGAGCTTCGGTCGAGCGGATCTGGAAAGCCAAGCAAAAGGTCGCTTCTCCAACATTTGCGACAGATACTTCCCACGCCTGGGAAACTTTGCCACCTGCCATAGAAGCCCACTCCATCACCACTCAACTGGCACAACCCGATGCAACAAACACGGTTAGTGAAATTCTCCAAAATTCGATGCAGATCCGTTGTCCCAGTTCATCTTGGTTAAACCCTTCAGACAAGCAAAATGCGCATCGAAATTTGATCATTGTGGACGATGTTCTGGGGTGTGATTTTCTGACGACTCAGGCACCCGCGATCGCAATTCCCCAGTCCTTTGGCTACCCCCTCCAACGGGTTGATCGCCACACCCCAGAAATCTTGCAAAAACCAGACAGCACCGATCACCGATTAACCCTGCTACAACTCTTTATCCGTGGCAACCCGTTTCGAGGGAGTGCTGGACTGACCCAAACGGCTAAGGATTGGTTTCAATATCTGCTCAAAACCGACCAACTGCATGCCCTGGTAATTTATGGCAACCCTTATATCCTGGAAGAGTTTTTGGCAACATTGCCCTCCCCCATTCCCTACGTCTTCACCTACGGGCAGATGCCAGCAGCCCAGACGATCGCCCTAAAAGCCCTGTTTGAGCAGCAGTTGAAGGTATAA